A single window of Archangium gephyra DNA harbors:
- a CDS encoding DNA alkylation repair protein has protein sequence MPKTMTLSQVMKQLEQQGDEKVRERYVRDGAGDNVFGVLLGKIRGLAEALGTNHGLGLELWATGNHEARILACMLLEPTALTEKEARALLEPLSNPTLADELVGRVLVHAPIAEALQVRWMDSGKELLRRAGWRLLAGRIARGLAKDLDVRATLTRIERELPPAPYRVKEGINFCLVWIGLHLPAYTAEAIAIGERLGRWDPRPIPKGCTSSYAPEWIAASLALRRGEKTAARKAMEASAKAKAAPVRKKSAGKKPSAPKRAR, from the coding sequence ATGCCGAAAACGATGACGCTGTCCCAGGTCATGAAGCAGCTCGAGCAGCAGGGCGACGAGAAGGTGCGCGAGCGCTACGTGCGCGATGGCGCGGGGGACAACGTTTTCGGCGTGCTGCTCGGCAAGATCCGTGGCCTCGCGGAGGCGCTCGGGACGAACCACGGGCTCGGCCTGGAGCTGTGGGCGACGGGCAACCACGAGGCGCGCATCCTCGCGTGCATGCTGCTCGAGCCCACGGCGCTCACCGAGAAGGAGGCACGTGCGCTCCTCGAGCCGCTCTCGAACCCCACACTGGCCGACGAGCTCGTCGGACGCGTGCTCGTGCATGCGCCCATCGCCGAGGCGCTGCAGGTGCGGTGGATGGACAGCGGCAAGGAGCTTCTCCGCCGCGCCGGGTGGAGGCTCCTCGCCGGGCGCATCGCGCGCGGGCTCGCGAAGGACCTCGACGTCCGCGCGACGCTCACGCGCATCGAGCGTGAGTTGCCGCCCGCACCGTACCGGGTGAAGGAGGGCATCAACTTCTGCCTCGTCTGGATCGGCCTCCACCTGCCCGCGTACACCGCGGAGGCCATCGCCATCGGCGAGCGCCTCGGCCGGTGGGACCCGCGACCCATCCCCAAGGGCTGCACGTCGAGCTACGCGCCGGAGTGGATCGCCGCGTCGCTCGCGCTGCGCCGGGGCGAGAAGACCGCGGCACGAAAGGCGATGGAGGCCTCCGCCAAGGCGAAGGCCGCTCCGGTCAGGAAGAAGAGCGCCGGGAAGAAACCATCTGCCCCGAAGAGGGCGCGCTGA
- a CDS encoding CPBP family intramembrane glutamic endopeptidase — MSTAAQMTGPRLPWTRRFLQLPLTRIVLGALVLLLAAFTPEAIIHSYVAKAYRPVWPEVLSAGVALLAYRFHVRRAEKREAAEASGARALPEVVAGLGLGFVMVGAAIAALAATGAYHFTRMNPWSFALVVPIGEMVFVGVLEELLFRGLLFRITERALGTWPALAISSVLFGLSHLPGSSATVLAIAVTGVAGVMLTAAYLVTRRLWLAIGIHIGWNYTLGTVWSIAVSGHPAQEGLLTGQLGGPEWLTGGAYGLEGSVVTLGVLLIATAVLLRRAAVKGTRVLWRDARAYAWGRGEA, encoded by the coding sequence ATGAGCACGGCAGCCCAGATGACGGGGCCCCGCCTTCCGTGGACCCGGCGCTTCTTGCAGTTACCCCTGACGCGCATCGTCCTCGGCGCCCTCGTGCTCCTGCTGGCGGCGTTCACGCCTGAGGCGATCATCCATTCGTATGTGGCGAAGGCATATCGGCCCGTGTGGCCAGAGGTGCTGTCCGCCGGGGTGGCGCTGCTGGCGTACCGCTTTCATGTGCGGCGGGCCGAAAAGCGCGAGGCCGCGGAAGCGTCCGGCGCTCGTGCCTTGCCCGAAGTGGTGGCCGGGCTGGGGCTCGGGTTCGTGATGGTGGGGGCCGCCATCGCCGCCCTGGCCGCCACGGGCGCCTATCACTTCACCCGGATGAACCCATGGAGCTTCGCCCTCGTCGTGCCGATCGGCGAAATGGTGTTTGTCGGCGTGCTGGAGGAGCTGCTGTTCCGCGGCCTCCTGTTCCGCATCACCGAGCGTGCGCTGGGCACCTGGCCGGCGCTCGCGATCTCCTCCGTGCTGTTCGGGCTCTCTCACCTTCCGGGCTCCTCGGCGACCGTGCTGGCCATTGCCGTCACCGGGGTGGCGGGCGTGATGCTGACGGCCGCCTACCTCGTGACGCGCCGCCTCTGGCTCGCCATCGGCATCCACATCGGCTGGAACTACACGCTGGGCACCGTCTGGTCGATTGCCGTCTCGGGCCACCCGGCCCAGGAAGGTCTGTTGACCGGGCAGCTGGGCGGCCCGGAATGGCTGACCGGCGGCGCCTACGGCTTGGAAGGCTCGGTGGTCACGCTGGGGGTGCTGCTCATCGCGACGGCCGTCCTCCTGCGCCGGGCCGCGGTGAAGGGAACGCGGGTCCTCTGGCGTGACGCCCGCGCCTACGCCTGGGGCAGAGGGGAAGCCTGA
- a CDS encoding MarR family winged helix-turn-helix transcriptional regulator produces MTWDSVIVFGMRVSSSAVSYPISRAAMFAFAADKKPPPRFLHKGLYNPLYTAPVKQGLGTQLRHLLELLDGDVAQAYVDAGLDYRPRYTPVMRVLAQETSASVGRIAQVAGISQPAATQTLALMKKAGLVTVGPGADGRERVVRLGAAGQRMLPRLMECWAATKAAADGLDAALPHPLSQCLADAIQALEAEPFGERIRKARATQAAHAAGTPTTRKRKTT; encoded by the coding sequence ATGACCTGGGACAGCGTCATCGTTTTCGGCATGCGAGTCTCCTCGAGTGCGGTCTCTTACCCGATCTCCCGGGCGGCCATGTTCGCTTTCGCGGCGGACAAGAAGCCGCCTCCCCGATTTTTACATAAGGGATTATATAACCCGTTATATACTGCGCCGGTGAAACAAGGACTCGGCACCCAATTGCGGCACCTGCTCGAACTGCTCGACGGCGACGTCGCGCAAGCCTACGTCGATGCGGGCCTCGACTACCGGCCCCGCTACACGCCGGTCATGCGCGTGCTCGCGCAGGAGACCTCGGCCTCGGTCGGCCGCATCGCGCAAGTGGCGGGCATCAGCCAGCCGGCCGCCACGCAGACGCTCGCCTTGATGAAGAAGGCAGGCCTGGTCACGGTCGGCCCCGGCGCGGACGGCCGCGAGCGGGTGGTCCGCCTCGGCGCGGCGGGTCAGCGCATGCTGCCCAGGCTGATGGAGTGCTGGGCCGCCACCAAGGCCGCCGCCGATGGTCTCGACGCCGCACTGCCCCACCCTCTCTCCCAATGCCTGGCCGACGCGATCCAGGCGCTGGAAGCCGAGCCCTTCGGAGAACGCATCCGCAAGGCACGCGCAACCCAGGCCGCGCACGCGGCCGGCACCCCCACCACCAGGAAGAGGAAGACGACATGA
- a CDS encoding GNAT family N-acetyltransferase — translation MILRNVTDEDLLLFFEHQRDEVALRMAAFPPRERDAFLTHWRTKVLRPENVTRTIVVDGLAAGYIGSWEQDGMRLVAYWMGREHWGKGIATRALSEFLVLEPVRPLHAWVAVHNTGSIRVLEKCGFRTVAQEHPQHADGVAEVLMTLGQK, via the coding sequence GTGATCCTGCGCAACGTCACGGATGAAGACCTCCTGCTCTTCTTCGAGCACCAACGGGACGAAGTCGCGCTGCGCATGGCCGCCTTCCCGCCACGGGAACGCGATGCCTTCCTGACCCACTGGCGCACGAAGGTTCTCCGCCCCGAGAACGTGACCCGGACCATCGTCGTTGACGGCCTGGCCGCTGGGTACATCGGCAGTTGGGAGCAGGACGGCATGCGCCTCGTCGCCTATTGGATGGGTCGCGAGCACTGGGGCAAGGGCATCGCGACACGGGCGCTCTCGGAGTTCCTCGTGCTCGAGCCGGTTCGTCCGCTCCATGCGTGGGTCGCGGTCCACAACACCGGGTCGATCCGCGTCCTCGAGAAGTGTGGCTTCCGCACGGTGGCCCAGGAGCACCCGCAGCACGCGGACGGAGTGGCCGAGGTCCTCATGACGCTGGGTCAGAAATAA